A single region of the Lotus japonicus ecotype B-129 chromosome 4, LjGifu_v1.2 genome encodes:
- the LOC130711498 gene encoding FKBP12-interacting protein of 37 kDa-like isoform X1 — protein sequence MASSPAQFEEQQEFDFGGEIAGARSGNKRSSPEFDGGDFDKDHKKVKLVKPNGEEASSGVTTGMILTLRDSLQNCQDTLEACQNELDAARSEIQKWRTSFQNEPFIPAGVPPAPKLVINYFQALKSNEESLRDQLEKAKKKEAALIVTYAKREQEIAALKSAVRDLKAQLKPASMQARRLLLDPAVHEEFIRLKNLVEEKDKKVKELQDNIAAVNFTPQSKMGKILMAKCRTLQEENEEIGNQASEGKIHDLAMKLSLQKYQNAELRSQFEGLQKRLGGLTNDVDRSHETLFMLQEKLEEKNQEIQRLKAELQQESCMENGSTEAAANGKDNGEMIPAEDAN from the exons ATGGCTTCTTCCCCTGCTCAATTCGAAGAA CAACAGGAGTTTGATTTTGGCGGCGAAATTGCTGGAGCGCGCTCAG GTAACAAGAGGTCATCTCCTGAATTTGATGGTGGAGATTTCGATAAGGATCACAAGAAGGTGAAATTG GTCAAACCGAATGGTGAAGAAGCTTCTTCTGGTGTCACCACTGGAATGATCTTGACTCTCCGTGACAG TCTTCAGAACTGTCAGGATACGCTTGAGGCATGCCAG AATGAACTTGATGCTGCAAGATCTGAGATTCAGAAGTGGCGCACTTCATTTCAGAATGAACCTTTCATACCAGCTGGGGTCCCTCCTG CTCCCAAATTGgtgattaattattttcaagCTCTTAAGTCAAATGAAGAGTCTTTAAGAGACCAG CTTGAAAAGGCAAAGAAAAAGGAAGCTGCATTAATTGTAACATATGCAAAACGGGAACAAGAGATAGCAGCGTTGAAG TCTGCTGTACGGGACTTGAAAGCTCAACTCAAGCCAGCATCAATGCAG GCAAGGAGGTTGTTACTGGATCCAGCGGTTCATGAAGAGTTCATACGATTAAAG AATTTAGTTGAGGAAAAGGACAAAAAAGTAAAGGAGCTGCAGGATAACATTGCTGCTGTTAATTTTACTCCCCAAAGCAAGATGGGGAAAATACTCATGGCAAAATGTAGAACCCTGCAAGAGGAAAATGAGGAGATCGGGAATCAAGCTTCTGAGGGCAAG ATCCATGACTTGGCAATGAAACTTTCATTGCAGAAATACCAGAATGCAGAACTCAGAAGTCAATTTGAAG GTTTGCAGAAGCGTTTGGGTGGATTGACAAATGATGTGGACAGATCCCATGAAACG CTTTTTATGTTGCAAGAGAAATTAGAAGAGAAGAATCAGGAGATCCAAAGACTGAAAGCTGAGTTGCAACAAGAAAGCTGCATGGAGAACGGGAGCACAGAAGCAGCAGCTAATGGGAAAGATAATGGTGAGATGATACCTGCGGAAGACGCTAACTAA
- the LOC130711498 gene encoding FKBP12-interacting protein of 37 kDa-like isoform X2: MASSPAQFEEEFDFGGEIAGARSGNKRSSPEFDGGDFDKDHKKVKLVKPNGEEASSGVTTGMILTLRDSLQNCQDTLEACQNELDAARSEIQKWRTSFQNEPFIPAGVPPAPKLVINYFQALKSNEESLRDQLEKAKKKEAALIVTYAKREQEIAALKSAVRDLKAQLKPASMQARRLLLDPAVHEEFIRLKNLVEEKDKKVKELQDNIAAVNFTPQSKMGKILMAKCRTLQEENEEIGNQASEGKIHDLAMKLSLQKYQNAELRSQFEGLQKRLGGLTNDVDRSHETLFMLQEKLEEKNQEIQRLKAELQQESCMENGSTEAAANGKDNGEMIPAEDAN, encoded by the exons ATGGCTTCTTCCCCTGCTCAATTCGAAGAA GAGTTTGATTTTGGCGGCGAAATTGCTGGAGCGCGCTCAG GTAACAAGAGGTCATCTCCTGAATTTGATGGTGGAGATTTCGATAAGGATCACAAGAAGGTGAAATTG GTCAAACCGAATGGTGAAGAAGCTTCTTCTGGTGTCACCACTGGAATGATCTTGACTCTCCGTGACAG TCTTCAGAACTGTCAGGATACGCTTGAGGCATGCCAG AATGAACTTGATGCTGCAAGATCTGAGATTCAGAAGTGGCGCACTTCATTTCAGAATGAACCTTTCATACCAGCTGGGGTCCCTCCTG CTCCCAAATTGgtgattaattattttcaagCTCTTAAGTCAAATGAAGAGTCTTTAAGAGACCAG CTTGAAAAGGCAAAGAAAAAGGAAGCTGCATTAATTGTAACATATGCAAAACGGGAACAAGAGATAGCAGCGTTGAAG TCTGCTGTACGGGACTTGAAAGCTCAACTCAAGCCAGCATCAATGCAG GCAAGGAGGTTGTTACTGGATCCAGCGGTTCATGAAGAGTTCATACGATTAAAG AATTTAGTTGAGGAAAAGGACAAAAAAGTAAAGGAGCTGCAGGATAACATTGCTGCTGTTAATTTTACTCCCCAAAGCAAGATGGGGAAAATACTCATGGCAAAATGTAGAACCCTGCAAGAGGAAAATGAGGAGATCGGGAATCAAGCTTCTGAGGGCAAG ATCCATGACTTGGCAATGAAACTTTCATTGCAGAAATACCAGAATGCAGAACTCAGAAGTCAATTTGAAG GTTTGCAGAAGCGTTTGGGTGGATTGACAAATGATGTGGACAGATCCCATGAAACG CTTTTTATGTTGCAAGAGAAATTAGAAGAGAAGAATCAGGAGATCCAAAGACTGAAAGCTGAGTTGCAACAAGAAAGCTGCATGGAGAACGGGAGCACAGAAGCAGCAGCTAATGGGAAAGATAATGGTGAGATGATACCTGCGGAAGACGCTAACTAA
- the LOC130711498 gene encoding FKBP12-interacting protein of 37 kDa-like isoform X4 — translation MASSPAQFEEEFDFGGEIAGARSGNKRSSPEFDGGDFDKDHKKVKPNGEEASSGVTTGMILTLRDSLQNCQDTLEACQNELDAARSEIQKWRTSFQNEPFIPAGVPPAPKLVINYFQALKSNEESLRDQLEKAKKKEAALIVTYAKREQEIAALKSAVRDLKAQLKPASMQARRLLLDPAVHEEFIRLKNLVEEKDKKVKELQDNIAAVNFTPQSKMGKILMAKCRTLQEENEEIGNQASEGKIHDLAMKLSLQKYQNAELRSQFEGLQKRLGGLTNDVDRSHETLFMLQEKLEEKNQEIQRLKAELQQESCMENGSTEAAANGKDNGEMIPAEDAN, via the exons ATGGCTTCTTCCCCTGCTCAATTCGAAGAA GAGTTTGATTTTGGCGGCGAAATTGCTGGAGCGCGCTCAG GTAACAAGAGGTCATCTCCTGAATTTGATGGTGGAGATTTCGATAAGGATCACAAGAAG GTCAAACCGAATGGTGAAGAAGCTTCTTCTGGTGTCACCACTGGAATGATCTTGACTCTCCGTGACAG TCTTCAGAACTGTCAGGATACGCTTGAGGCATGCCAG AATGAACTTGATGCTGCAAGATCTGAGATTCAGAAGTGGCGCACTTCATTTCAGAATGAACCTTTCATACCAGCTGGGGTCCCTCCTG CTCCCAAATTGgtgattaattattttcaagCTCTTAAGTCAAATGAAGAGTCTTTAAGAGACCAG CTTGAAAAGGCAAAGAAAAAGGAAGCTGCATTAATTGTAACATATGCAAAACGGGAACAAGAGATAGCAGCGTTGAAG TCTGCTGTACGGGACTTGAAAGCTCAACTCAAGCCAGCATCAATGCAG GCAAGGAGGTTGTTACTGGATCCAGCGGTTCATGAAGAGTTCATACGATTAAAG AATTTAGTTGAGGAAAAGGACAAAAAAGTAAAGGAGCTGCAGGATAACATTGCTGCTGTTAATTTTACTCCCCAAAGCAAGATGGGGAAAATACTCATGGCAAAATGTAGAACCCTGCAAGAGGAAAATGAGGAGATCGGGAATCAAGCTTCTGAGGGCAAG ATCCATGACTTGGCAATGAAACTTTCATTGCAGAAATACCAGAATGCAGAACTCAGAAGTCAATTTGAAG GTTTGCAGAAGCGTTTGGGTGGATTGACAAATGATGTGGACAGATCCCATGAAACG CTTTTTATGTTGCAAGAGAAATTAGAAGAGAAGAATCAGGAGATCCAAAGACTGAAAGCTGAGTTGCAACAAGAAAGCTGCATGGAGAACGGGAGCACAGAAGCAGCAGCTAATGGGAAAGATAATGGTGAGATGATACCTGCGGAAGACGCTAACTAA
- the LOC130715135 gene encoding short-chain dehydrogenase TIC 32 B, chloroplastic-like, producing the protein MKATLRYLAGTAGPSGFGSNSTAEQVTEDCSSLLPSNLTALITGATSGIGAETARVLAKRGVRVVIGARDMKKAREVRGKILKESPNAEVILLEIDLSSFASVQRFCSEFLALELPLNILINNAGIYSQNLEFSEEKIELTFATNYLGHFLLTKLLLEKIIDTANKTGIQGRIINISSVIHSWVKRTGFCFNDMVRGKNYNGTRAYAQSKLATILHVKEIARQLKARNARVTINAVHPGIVKTGIIRAHKGLITDSLFFIASKLLKSISQGASTTCYVALSSQTEGVSGKYFTDCNESECSSLANDELEAKKLWNDTHALLQKRLRQAATRRSPFLAL; encoded by the exons ATGAAGGCAACACTAAGGTACTTAGCAGGCACTGCAGGCCCTAGTGGTTTTGGCTCGAATTCAACTGCAGAGCAAGTCACTGAAGATTGCTCTTCCTTGCTCCCTTCAAATTTAACAGCTCTGATCACAG GAGCTACTTCTGGTATTGGAGCTGAAACAGCAAGGGTCTTAGCCAAGAGAGGAGTTAGAGTTGTGATTGGTGCCAGGGACATGAAAAAGGCAAGGGAAGTGAGAGGAAAAATCCTAAAGGAGAGTCCAAACGCTGAGGTTATTCTATTGGAGATTGATCTTAGCTCTTTTGCTTCTGTACAGAGATTTTGTTCAGAGTTTTTAGCTTTAGAATTGCCCCTTAATATTCTCAT AAACAATGCAGGAATATACTCTCAGAACTTGGAGTTCTCTGAAGAGAAAATTGAATTGACATTTGCTACAAATTACTTAG GACACTTTTTGTTAACAAAACTGCTACTGGAGAAAATCATAGATACTGCAAACAAGACAGGCATTCAAGGAAGAATCATAAATATTTCTTCTGTGATTCATAGCTGGGTGAAAAGAACCGGTTTTTGTTTCAACGACATGGTCCGCGGAAAAAA TTATAATGGTACACGCGCATATGCTCAGTCAAAACTTGCCACAATTCTGCATGTGAAGGAAATAGCCAGACAGTTGAAG GCAAGGAATGCAAGAGTAACCATCAATGCAGTGCATCCAGGCATTGTGAAGACAGGAATTATTAGAGCACATAAAGGTTTAATAACAG ATTCCTTGTTTTTCATTGCATCAAAGTTGCTGAAATCGATATCACAG GGCGCATCAACTACTTGTTATGTTGCTCTAAGCAGCCAAACAGAGGGGGTGAGTGGGAAGTACTTTACAGATTGTAACGAGAGTGAATGCTCGAGTCTAGCGAACGATGAATTGGAAGCTAAAAAGCTATGGAATGACACACATGCCTTGCTTCAGAAGAGACTAAGACAAGCAGCAACTAGAAGAAGCCCTTTTCTAGCCTTGTAG
- the LOC130711497 gene encoding galactinol--sucrose galactosyltransferase-like: protein MAPSLTTTLKETGLNHANNSPLSIKLEASTFLANNHPILTQVPPNITTCTTPHDSPSNNTITAGCFVGFNTDEPRSRHVVSMGKLKGIRFSSIFRFKLWWSTHWSGTNGRDVEHETQFMILENDTGKGRPYVLLLPLIEGAFRASLQPGSDDYVDICMESGSTRVSESTFRSALYIHLHHDPYELMNEAMKVIRVHLGTFRLLEEKTPPAIVDKFGWCTWDAFYLKVHPDGVRQGVKGLVEGGCPPGFVIIDDGWQTFYRDDEPVTEEHGGLSLECSVPGEQMLGRLVSFEENRKFKGYGGGGMGGFVRELKEEFGALEHVYVWHAFCGYWGGIRPGVKGMPEAKVVATKLSPGAEMMMTDLAVVKIVENGVGLVAPEEAHMLYEGLHSHLQSVGIDGVKIDVTHVLEMVSEEYGGRVELAKAYYKALTDSVRKHFKGHGVISSMQQCNDFMFLGTETISFGRVGDDFWCTDPAGDPNGTYWLQGCHMVHCAYNSLWMGNFVHPDWDMFQSDHACAEFHAASRAISGGPVYVSDSVGSHNFKLLKKLVLPDGSILRCQHYALPTRDCLFEDPLHDGKTMLKIWNLNKYSGVLGLFNCQGGGWCPETRRNKSASDCSHSVTCFASPKDIEWSKGKNPICTKGVEVFAVYMFKDDKLIFLKYTECEQVSLEPFSFELLTVSPVVVLPKNSIQFAPIGLVNMLNSGGSILSVEFDKQDNLVRIGVKGHGEMKVFASEKPVSCKIDGELVEFDYGDSMVKLQVPWPGSSRLSVVEYLF from the exons ATGGCGCCAAGCTTAACCACCACCCTCAAAGAAACGGGACTCAACCATGCTAACAACTCACCTCTCTCCATAAAACTTGAAGCCTCAACGTTCCTTGCAAACAACCACCCTATCCTCACTCAAGTCCCACCAAACATAACCACCTGCACCACTCCCCACGATTCTCCCTCAAACAACACCATCACCGCCGGCTGCTTCGTCGGGTTCAATACCGACGAGCCGCGAAGCCGGCATGTGGTCTCCATGGGCAAGCTCAAGGGAATCAGGTTCAGCAGCATATTCCGTTTCAAGCTCTGGTGGAGCACCCACTGGTCCGGAACCAACGGCCGCGACGTGGAGCACGAAACCCAATTCATGATCTTGGAAAATGACACCGGCAAGGGCCGTCCCTACGTCCTCCTCTTGCCACTCATCGAAGGAGCTTTCAGAGCTTCTCTGCAACCAGGTTCCGATGATTACGTGGACATTTGCATGGAAAGTGGCTCCACGCGCGTCTCTGAATCAACCTTCAGAAGCGCCCTGTATATTCACCTTCACCATGACCCTTATGAGTTAATGAACGAAGCAATGAAAGTGATCAGAGTTCATCTTGGAACTTTCCGGCTTCTAGAAGAGAAAACTCCACCGGCTATTGTGGACAAGTTCGGGTGGTGCACCTGGGATGCCTTCTACCTCAAG GTACACCCTGATGGAGTGCGGCAAGGTGTGAAGGGCCTAGTGGAAGGTGGGTGCCCTCCGGGCTTTGTGATCATCGATGACGGTTGGCAAACCTTTTATCGCGATGACGAGCCGGTAACGGAGGAGCACGGCGGGCTAAGCTTAGAATGCTCGGTGCCGGGTGAGCAGATGTTGGGGAGGCTAGTGAGTTTTGAAGAGAATCGCAAGTTCAAGGGGTACGGCGGAGGAGGGATGGGTGGTTTTGTGAGGGAGCTGAAGGAGGAGTTTGGTGCGTTGGAGCATGTTTATGTGTGGCATGCGTTTTGTGGATACTGGGGTGGGATTAGGCCCGGCGTGAAAGGGATGCCGGAGGCGAAGGTGGTGGCGACGAAGCTCTCTCCAGGGGCGGAGATGATGATGACGGATTTGGCGGTGGTGAAGATTGTGGAGAATGGGGTCGGACTTGTGGCACCGGAAGAGGCACACATGTTGTACGAGGGACTTCACTCGCATTTGCAATCAGTGGGGATTGATGGGGTCAAGATTGACGTCACGCAT GTTCTAGAGATGGTCTCAGAGGAATATGGTGGTCGTGTTGAACTTGCGAAAGCATACTACAAAGCACTCACTGATTCGGTGAGGAAGCATTTCAAAGGCCACGGTGTTATTTCCAGCATGCAACAGTGCAATGATTTCATGTTCCTTGGCACAGAAACAATATCATTTGGACGAGTTG GGGATGATTTTTGGTGCACTGACCCGGCCGGAGATCCAAACGGCACGTATTGGCTGCAAGGGTGTCACATGGTGCACTGCGCCTACAACAGCTTGTGGATGGGAAACTTTGTCCACCCGGATTGGGATATGTTCCAATCTGATCATGCATGCGCCGAATTCCATGCCGCTTCTCGTGCCATTTCTGGCGGACCGGTTTATGTAAGTGACTCTGTCGGGAGCCACAACTTCAAGTTGCTTAAGAAGCTGGTTCTGCCTGATGGCTCCATTTTGAGGTGCCAACATTATGCACTTCCCACCAGAGATTGCTTATTTGAAGACCCTTTACATGATGGCAAAACCATGCTTAAAATTTGGAACCTCAACAAA TATAGTGGGGTTTTGGGTTTGTTCAATTGCCAAGGAGGAGGGTGGTGCCCTGAGACGCGGCGAAACAAGAGTGCCTCTGATTGCTCACATTCTGTGACATGCTTTGCAAGTCCTAAAGACATTGAATGGAGCAAAGGGAAAAACCCAATTTGCACCAAAGGGGTAGAAGTCTTTGCTGTGTACATGTTTAAGGATGACAAGTTGATTTTCCTCAAGTACACAGAGTGTGAGCAAGTTTCACTTGAGCCTTTTAGTTTTGAGCTATTGACCGTTTCTCCTGTGGTTGTGCTGCCCAAAAATTCAATCCAATTTGCTCCCATTGGATTGGTTaacatgctcaattctgggGGATCAATTCTGTCAGTGGAATTTGATAAACAGGACAACTTGGTGAGGATTGGGGTGAAGGGACATGGAGAAATGAAGGTATTTGCATCAGAGAAGCCAGTCAGTTGTAAGATTGATGGAGAGCTTGTTGAATTTGATTATGGTGATAGCATGGTGAAGCTCCAAGTCCCATGGCCTGGTTCTTCAAGGTTGTCTGTGGTTGAGTATTTATTCTAA
- the LOC130711498 gene encoding FKBP12-interacting protein of 37 kDa-like isoform X3, which yields MASSPAQFEEQQEFDFGGEIAGARSGNKRSSPEFDGGDFDKDHKKVKPNGEEASSGVTTGMILTLRDSLQNCQDTLEACQNELDAARSEIQKWRTSFQNEPFIPAGVPPAPKLVINYFQALKSNEESLRDQLEKAKKKEAALIVTYAKREQEIAALKSAVRDLKAQLKPASMQARRLLLDPAVHEEFIRLKNLVEEKDKKVKELQDNIAAVNFTPQSKMGKILMAKCRTLQEENEEIGNQASEGKIHDLAMKLSLQKYQNAELRSQFEGLQKRLGGLTNDVDRSHETLFMLQEKLEEKNQEIQRLKAELQQESCMENGSTEAAANGKDNGEMIPAEDAN from the exons ATGGCTTCTTCCCCTGCTCAATTCGAAGAA CAACAGGAGTTTGATTTTGGCGGCGAAATTGCTGGAGCGCGCTCAG GTAACAAGAGGTCATCTCCTGAATTTGATGGTGGAGATTTCGATAAGGATCACAAGAAG GTCAAACCGAATGGTGAAGAAGCTTCTTCTGGTGTCACCACTGGAATGATCTTGACTCTCCGTGACAG TCTTCAGAACTGTCAGGATACGCTTGAGGCATGCCAG AATGAACTTGATGCTGCAAGATCTGAGATTCAGAAGTGGCGCACTTCATTTCAGAATGAACCTTTCATACCAGCTGGGGTCCCTCCTG CTCCCAAATTGgtgattaattattttcaagCTCTTAAGTCAAATGAAGAGTCTTTAAGAGACCAG CTTGAAAAGGCAAAGAAAAAGGAAGCTGCATTAATTGTAACATATGCAAAACGGGAACAAGAGATAGCAGCGTTGAAG TCTGCTGTACGGGACTTGAAAGCTCAACTCAAGCCAGCATCAATGCAG GCAAGGAGGTTGTTACTGGATCCAGCGGTTCATGAAGAGTTCATACGATTAAAG AATTTAGTTGAGGAAAAGGACAAAAAAGTAAAGGAGCTGCAGGATAACATTGCTGCTGTTAATTTTACTCCCCAAAGCAAGATGGGGAAAATACTCATGGCAAAATGTAGAACCCTGCAAGAGGAAAATGAGGAGATCGGGAATCAAGCTTCTGAGGGCAAG ATCCATGACTTGGCAATGAAACTTTCATTGCAGAAATACCAGAATGCAGAACTCAGAAGTCAATTTGAAG GTTTGCAGAAGCGTTTGGGTGGATTGACAAATGATGTGGACAGATCCCATGAAACG CTTTTTATGTTGCAAGAGAAATTAGAAGAGAAGAATCAGGAGATCCAAAGACTGAAAGCTGAGTTGCAACAAGAAAGCTGCATGGAGAACGGGAGCACAGAAGCAGCAGCTAATGGGAAAGATAATGGTGAGATGATACCTGCGGAAGACGCTAACTAA